CCAACCTCGCCCCAGTCAGGAAGGCTAACGGAATCCAGCCTTGGATACATCTATCCAGAGTCTTTCATTGCCTCAGAGAAATGAAAGGCAACAGTGAAACCCGTGCACAGATCTCAGCAGATGCAAAGGCCATTTCCCAGTGGTCTATGCTATCTGGGAAGCTTAGCAACCAGGTGGCACAAACCAAGATACCTCAATCAACAATGTGATGGACGGTCAGATAATCTGCCTCAGTAGTGCTGGTTTAAAGATTAAGTTTTCTTAGGACAATGGAGAAAATGAGTTGTATAGAACACATTCAGATTGACTGGTTGATTGTGCCCAAGTCAATTCATCACGATTAGAGCCACAGCTCTCTCTGTATGCACTAGTGTCACATACAAGAAAAAGCACAGGCAACAGGATTGCGTACAAGCAACTGGGACAGGCATCAGGGCTGAGTAGTCAGGAAAGACACAGGCTTTGTCAACATATACGAGGAAAGATACAAGTAGGAGGCACAGACACAGTTATTTTGTATCCACATGAAGGGCAGAGAGAGCTTCCAGAAGCACCGCACTGGAGCGTCAATCTAGGTTTCTGTGCTCAAGTCAGTGGAGTAGGAACTGAACCCACAACTTTCCGATTCAGGCGAGTGTGCTACACTTGCAGATGAGGCAAAGATGCAAGGCCAGCTGCCTGCTCTAGGTTCTGTTTAAAGAGCAGACACCATCCCTGGACCCACAGAAAAAATAATTCAccaatggaggagggagggagggaggggtgaattACATGCCCTGCTCTATGATGAAATGAGTTCCCAAGGAACTTTACAATATGATTCTTCATCCACATGTCAGCACAATCTTGCGTGAGAGTCACTCTTCAGCATACACAGCCTGAAAAACAGACAGAATGTCTACAATCAACATCCCACCTATGTCCACTCAAGGTCTGAGGGTATCACCGCTACCAGCCCAATGATAAGTCCCTCACCACAATACTGTGCATATTAAACATGCAATTATAATTACAAGTCTATGAATGTAGGTCAAGGAAGCGGATGAACGGGTCCCAAAATATTGGTTGGAATTGCTGCAGGAAGAAAGCTTGACCTAAACCAAAGTAGCATCAACCTTTGACATTTAACAGCAGGGTTGCTCACTGGCAGAGGACGACATCACATCCGCCTCTTGATGTGCAGTTCTGTGCTCTTAGCACCTTCTACTATCACACACAGAGAGAAGAGATTCAAGAGACAACAGGAAGAATATTAGTGTGTAAGTGTCTCATTCAATAGGAATTTAATGCATTAGGAAAacaatggggggggtggggggggtgtctgTAGTCACATGATGCCAGTGGAGGTTCTTACAGGAGATCTTGACACCACCTGTAGTCTTGCTGCTGGTGGCATGGGCCAAAGACCTCCTTGTGCTGTTCTGCAGAAACCCAAACAACTGAGCTCGAGTCAGGGTCCTCATCACTTGGTCATTCTCCAGATCTCCACAGACATGGATCCAGAAGCTGCTGCCAACACATCCCCCTCCACACTTATCTGCAGAAGGAAACACCAGTTCCAGCATCAGTAGGAGTAGACCCATTCCACAGCTCCCCTGTCCCCATTCTACAGCTCCCCTGTCCCCATTCTGTTTAGAATTCTCTCCATTTCTCCTGACGCCCACCCGCCACACCCATCAGTGTGGATATTCTAGGGTTACCGACTCCAATCAACACTTGCCCTCACCACTCTCCCACCTAGTCTAGGAATTCCATGGATACTGACTTTTCCCTTGCAGGAGAATCAGGGACACTGAGTACCCTCCCTGAGTGTGGCTTTTCCAGAGAAGATCTGTTGCCTCCTCTCCCATTGTAGGCGATTCATGAATACTGATTCCCCCACTGCTCCCGCATTGGTGCAGGAATTTCAGGAATATTGAATCTCCTCCACTTTCACTACCTGCTCCAATGTGGGGATTCCAGGGGTGCTGACTGCCCTCCCATGTAATGCAGGACTTCCTGGGGCAccagcctcctcctcccattgcAGTGGAAGGCTGCAGGGGTACAGGATCTCCTCCACAGCTACTCCCAGGTCACTACTGAGCTCATGCAGTAGCCATTTTCCACATGGATGAGTGCCACCTTAAGGATAACACAGCCAGGTCCTCACTAAATAGCCCAGCAGAAAGTGGGGGGCAGCCAATCTTCCCCTCCCTGGACCAAGAGGCTCTGGATCCTCCTTAGATGTATTTGCAGCCTTGCTCTCCTGCCCACATCTCCACTTTCTAAGAATAGTCATGATGAGAGACAGGCAGCGAATATCCACCAAACCACAAGTACACGCCCAGGAGCAGACATGTGCACGGCCCAGACTCACCCCATTCACCACGTCGTTGTGCGGTAAAGTGCAAACTGTGTGAGGCGGCTCTGTTGGTACATGCACCTGTAGACAAAGTGAACATATCCGATCAATATAAATCTACCAGTGAGTCAGGAGAGGATGCTGGAGCTCTGCACTGGGGCTTGGAGTTGGATAAACCTGCCTTGTATTCCACTGCCCTGAGGGTGATTCGATCAAAGTGTTTAAAATAAGAAAGTCAGAGAAAGGTTTCCTGAGGCTACAGTAAAGGTGAACAATCTTAACACCAGCAGGTTGTCACTTAACTCACTTTATCACAAATTGTCCTTCAAAATCTGAAGCTTTTTGGACTGAGTTTAATAGCTTATGAAGCCAATGAATATGGGGCAAAGATACCAACCAGCCACGATCTAACTGAATGGTATAGTATAActggagggactgaatggccaccTCTTGATCCCTTGGAACAGGTGTGAGAAATAGTGACCTTGCTTCTATGGAACAGCTTCCAGGTTCTAAATGATACCTCATTATGAGGTCTCATGATGAGTTCATTAGGACTTGCAGATGCAATGAATCTTCTCTCCCCCAGCAACTGGTTGTCTGGTGCCTCACACCAACTTTCGCTGTCAATAGGAAACAAGACTAATCTGTACCCACTCACATTTGGGGATTACGGTTCTAATGGATGAAACCTAGTGAGGCCTCACTCACTTTATCTACCAGGGCTGTTGTAATATAAAGTGCAGGGAATAATATTTTCATATTCTCTTACCATACagaagggcattcagcccatagaACTCAagccagttctcagagcattccaatctgtctcaatccctccacttattaccctgtaacctgttctctctcacatacccatcaactccccacattACATTAGGGGTAGCTTACAGCAGCCCATCAGTCTACCAGCTTTAAGTTGAGGGAGCCAACTACAGCTAATGctacagcacatgaacagaaaCCATACTCACCAGCTCAGGGGACCTACCTTAATGGTTTTATCTGTTGAAGAAGTGTACAGGGTGCCCACAGAATGCCTGATTCCTGTAAGCTGGGAATGGTGGCCAACATTGAAACACTGGGGGAGAAAAGCAGAATTGATGACTGTGAGGGATAAGAAGTGCATCATCATCAACGgttcctgctccaccactccCAAATCCATAACCTGCAGGCCATCAACACTCAGGCATGGCCCATCAGCTCACCTTAAGTAACTTAACGTCAAACCCAACCCGAGACGAAGTATAGGGCCTTACCTTGACATGTTGGAAGTTGCCATCCTGTTGGTCAAAGACATGGACCAAGCCCCACTTGTCCCCGGCCCAAAGCTCACCACGTTCATATGACATGCTCAGCAAGTAAGAGTCCAACTGAGAGGGGAGATAAAAGCAAGTGAGGGGAACggtgaaaaaagagagagagagagagagagagaggagagagggagcgagagcaAGGGTGTTAATTCATGAGTCATAAGCACAGAGATAGCCCtctctgcccactgagtctgcaacaACCACTAAGCGCCTATTTACACTGatctgacactaatcccattttatccccacacattcccatcaactccacccccccccaattctaccatCACCACTACACTCACCTACCTATACAttggcagcaatttacagtggtcatttcatctaccaacccacatgtctttgaaaactggagcactcgggggaaacctacgcggtcacagggagaacatgcaaagtcctcACAGACTGCACTGGAAGGtaaggattgaatccaggtcactggatctgtgaggcagcagctccaactAGCTGTGCCACCTTAAATTAAATGGTACTCAGAGCCTCTGCTCTACATCTATTGTTCACAACACTTGGTGCTGCGGGGAGAGGTGGTTTTGGGGAGGAGGAGTGCAGCACTGTATGGAGTTGATCGAATGATTCATGAATGTACAAGGTACTGACAGGTTAGATACCTGAAGGCCATTCCCTTCAGACAGCGAGTCTCATTGTTGGGTATGTAGCCTCAGGATTAGGACTGAAGCATAAAGTTCTGAGGACCGAGTTCTTCACTGGAGTCTAAGGATACTCAAGTGTAAAGTAAATTTAAAGCTGGCATTGATAGACATTTACTCAATAGAAATCAGATGATAATGTGGATCAGTCCAGTGAGTGGATAAAGAATCAGCTTTGTGGCCACCCTGCTCCTATTTACTGTGTTTTTattaggttgggagaatggggagaGCAGAGTGGTGATGGGGAATGGACCAAAGTGGTGTGGGCGTCCATGAAGGAGGCTGCTGGGTGAGATTATTGCTGCAACAATTCTCTGCCCTTTTCTGATTGGTGACATCCACACACACCTGTAGCCTTTGTAGAACATGATTGGTTCTGCGATCTACTACCACCAGGGTCCTGTCCTCACTACCAGACAGTACAAAACGATCATCGGCTGCCAGGCAGAGCACCGCGCTGGAGTGAAGCTTCCGACTGGCCACCACTGGGTAATTGACTGCTGAATGGAGGACACAAGGCAATTAAATAGCCACCGACTCACTCATAGTAAACCAACAAAATTATATACATCACTGCTCATACTAGCATTACATGAGACTCTGCCCTACGGTGAGAGAATCAGGAGAACAAGGGATGAAACATTATCCCACTGACTAGATGCAAATACAACCAGAATTCTGACCCCTTCCCATCAGGGAAAGGCACATACTGACCTCGTGGATCATACATGGTGACCAATTTATCATACGATCCAGTTACCAGGACGTCGGGAAGATACACCAAACAAAGCACAGCGGCCTTCCCTCTGTGGAAATAAAATCTCAGTCATCAGTTCATCACAGTTTGCATTACCCATCCCGCTGCCTCACGCTTCCCAAGACCTCGCCATCAGAGAGCAGCCCAGACACTGATTTgcctcaccttccccctcccatggTATCCAGTGGCTCAGGAACACCTCCCTCTCTCTGGTCTCTCAGCTAAGgatattttttttttgcaggaattATAATCAATTCCAATCCTGTTGTCACCTGACATCCACACATACATGGCAAGGACTAAGGTCATTGGGGGATTTATGCCTAAAAGTGCGGCAAAGTGCCGTATAAACTCTACTGCTGCCTATAGGAGCCGCAACCGCTGGACTGATGGCCCTTAAGTACAGAGCTGCATATCCCGTTTTCCTGGAATATTCTGAGGGAAGGTGCATGGTATAACTATTGAGCAAGGTTGCTCACTGTGGGCCAGCGCGATGAGTGTCTGATAGCCTCCATGCCAACAGCAACTGAAGAATCGCTGGGCCATCTGGTACCTAGTTCATTCTACTCATGCTCCCAGTGTACCTCATCTAATGAATCAGGAATGTCACTGAAAGCAATGAAGTCAAGATGCAAGTGTGGACTGTGTTCAGGCACCTGGGATGCTGAGCCTGACCAACAACCCCGGCTGCTTTTATAACCACTTAAATGTCTTTTGGAAGCTGAACGGGAAGCACGGGCTGGTAGGGTGTGCAGCAACACCCCTAAGGATACCTGTGTCCTGACTTCTCGGAGTAGAATGCCAGGAACTGCCTGTGAGGAATCAGCACCACTTCAGTGGGCTGGGGTCTAACCTCCCGCTGTCACACAATGTTACATCACTAACACCTCCACTCATGAAGTGGCACTGAGACACAGCCACTACCTGATCTCTCGGACTGCCGCCCCCTCTGAAGCCATGTCCCAGAGCTTGACACTGCTGTCCCACGATCCAGAGCACAGCATGTTGTCCTGGGCTGCGAGAGCCCACACCCAGCCCTGCAACAAGAGCAGAGATAGGGTGGCACCAATGAGGCAAagccatagaaccacagaacaaccCACTCTGAGCTGAAACAaagcttgcatttctgtagtgctTTTCACCTCAGTATATCTGATAGCATTCCACAGAGATTTAGTTTAGAAGTGTAGTCTCCATTATAAGGTAGGAAATGTGGCTGTCAATTGAtccatagcaagctcccacaaaggcAACATCACTCTGACCAAAATGATTTAAGttagaaacagaaagtgttggaaatactcaacaggtcaggcagcatctgtggaaagagaacagttaaaaactctctctcccagttctgacaaaggatcttggacttgaacttgaaataaccgttcctctttccacagatgccaccttacctgctgagtctttcctgcattttctgttttaatttcagatttacagcatcagcagtttttttttaaattttcatttaatcTACTTGACTGACGTTGATGGTAAATATTGCTCAGGATGCCAGAGAAATCCTTACGCTTCCTCCAATGATAGCCATCAGATTTTGTAATGTTCAACTGAGGGGACAGACAGGTCCTCAGTTTAATGCCTCAGCTAAATTCACCTTCTTAAAGGTAACTGATTTCTTTCCTCCCTCAGCCCTCTGGATAACTAACCTGTCCTCCACCCTCGAGATTCCTCAGTGGGTGTGATTCACCACAACCCTACAGCATCTCACACTGCAGACTGAGCAGGAGTCTGGCTCAGGGGTGGACTGTCTGAGGGGGAGGGCGAAGCTCTAATGTTGATAAGGTGACTATCGGGTATGTAAGATGTATAAAAATCCCTGCACGTTACAGATTTTTAAGCTGGTATCCTCACCCTGTGAGTTCCCCGTGGTTGGTGTCCAAGTGTTTTCACCAGCGCTTTCTCACCATCCTGGGTCAAATGCCTCAGGTCCCAGATGTTAACGTTCCGGTCCCTGGATCCCGAAATACAGAGTGAAGCATTCTGAAGAACATGAAGGAGCAGGAATGGTTAGACTGCgtgtgctggctgagagagcgagagagaggaagAGTGAGACAGAggtggagagtgagagagagacagacaaacaCAGAAAGAAACACGCAAAGACAGAGCCACAAAAAACAGGGAGAGGCCAAGACACAGAGAGGGATATACAGACAGCAATGAAgattgacagagagagagggagaagaagcGACAGAGAAGccaaaagacagacagacagaatgagagagagtacgggggggggggggggggggggggggggggggggggggtggaggggaaaagAGCGGAAGAAGTGGGGAGGGGCCATTGGCAGTCATCGGCATGGATTTGCTGGGATCAGCTGGTGATTACATGGACAAGAGCATTACCTGAATCAGTAGCACTGAGTCCACTGAGGCAAAGTGCCCATCGCTCAGTGAGAAATGCTCCACCTTCGGGTTGGTGCCTGACCAATGGTAAAGGTGCTCTTCGAGCTCAATGCAAGCAGTTGGCCAATCAAAACCTTTACCTATTAAAAAAGGAATGAAATTAAACAGAATGAAGTCTGCCCGAGTCTCACCCACTAAGTTTAGTCTCTC
The DNA window shown above is from Pristis pectinata isolate sPriPec2 chromosome 31, sPriPec2.1.pri, whole genome shotgun sequence and carries:
- the fbxw9 gene encoding F-box/WD repeat-containing protein 9 isoform X2: MASEPGDGPCDQPQTEGELDLEQEDELELQAQEYVDRVRNPELCGPRPQSCPLEPSGDQQPRSSRSSASDLSVKLRSSQLLPADNMQSSLLSLPWELILEICSYLDARFVLGVLPLVCRAFQCVLTDEVTWRIRAQKILGLSYPVLEGKGFDWPTACIELEEHLYHWSGTNPKVEHFSLSDGHFASVDSVLLIQNASLCISGSRDRNVNIWDLRHLTQDGEKALVKTLGHQPRGTHRGWVWALAAQDNMLCSGSWDSSVKLWDMASEGAAVREIRGKAAVLCLVYLPDVLVTGSYDKLVTMYDPRVNYPVVASRKLHSSAVLCLAADDRFVLSGSEDRTLVVVDRRTNHVLQRLQLDSYLLSMSYERGELWAGDKWGLVHVFDQQDGNFQHVKCFNVGHHSQLTGIRHSVGTLYTSSTDKTIKVHVPTEPPHTVCTLPHNDVVNGISVEGDVLAAASGSMSVEIWRMTK
- the fbxw9 gene encoding F-box/WD repeat-containing protein 9 isoform X1 codes for the protein MASEPGDGPCDQPQTEGELDLEQEDELELQAQEYVDRVRNPELCGPRPQSCPLEPSGDQQPRSSRSSASDLSVKLRSSQLLPADNMQSSLLSLPWELILEICSYLDARFVLGVLPLVCRAFQCVLTDEVTWRIRAQKILGLSYPVLEGKGFDWPTACIELEEHLYHWSGTNPKVEHFSLSDGHFASVDSVLLIQNASLCISGSRDRNVNIWDLRHLTQDGEKALVKTLGHQPRGTHRGWVWALAAQDNMLCSGSWDSSVKLWDMASEGAAVREIRGKAAVLCLVYLPDVLVTGSYDKLVTMYDPRAVNYPVVASRKLHSSAVLCLAADDRFVLSGSEDRTLVVVDRRTNHVLQRLQLDSYLLSMSYERGELWAGDKWGLVHVFDQQDGNFQHVKCFNVGHHSQLTGIRHSVGTLYTSSTDKTIKVHVPTEPPHTVCTLPHNDVVNGISVEGDVLAAASGSMSVEIWRMTK